From the genome of Solanum dulcamara chromosome 12, daSolDulc1.2, whole genome shotgun sequence:
CTTGGGAATGCACTTCAATTTCTTTAGGAAGCTCACTCGCATGagcatcctcatcttcagaaTCATGACAGACTTTCAAACCTCTGTTTGCCAATGAAGAACGTGTTCTCGTGGGAACCTTAGCAAACCTGCATAAGCTAAGTAAATCATTATCAGTCATGCAGGTCTGGTTATGTTCTTTGCTGAGCAACTTGACTTCTATATCATCGTTTACAGCTATTTTCTCCAACCCATCACTACTGTTGGCAAGATTAACAGGATCAGCTTCTTTTTCCGACATTCCAATGTCTTCAGACTTCTTTGGTTCAGGTTCACCATCTGATGGGAGATCACTTCCAGTGTTGATGGGACCTGTCTCTTTACCAGAATCTCCCGGGGAAGGTTTTGGATCACTGCCCATTGACTCCCCAGCACTCTCTATATCTGGATTTTGTTTACCAGGAACTGAACTTGGTACCATCCCATTATCTTTAGCCACTTGCTGTTCATCTCTATCACGTGGGACAGCGTCATCTTGATCATTCACATTGGGGTACGCCCTGGCTCTATCTGATGACCCAGTCCTTTGCAATTCTCGATTGAACTCAGAGCTTCGAAAGGACTCatttcttctccttcctctcaTATAATTTCTTGAGCCCACTGGGTCATATTCATCAGGAAACCTTCTCCTACCAGGACCCACATCACTCTCCAAATGCGAAAGAGTTGATGACTGGCCTTCATCAATATCCTGTTGCTTAAATCCCTGAAAATTCCCAACTGGGTTCTTTAAGCTACCATTTGGCAATTTCCCTGAAAGAGCATTCGGTGGCAGCAGCCCCTTGGAAACAAGGTACTCAGCTGCTAACCGTCCAGCTTCCATGAACATGTCGTTTCCCTGCGAAGGTTGCTGAAATCCAAACTGCTTCGACTGTCCACGCCCAAATCCACCTCGGTTATAGTTTCTGTACTCTGAGTTGTGCAATCCACGACCTCTCCCTGATCCATCGGGTGAAACCCGAGAAGCAGTAGCCACACCACCCATCCCCATTGAACTAGACTTATACCCACCTACCGGACTTCGAAGCCTGGCGTGCATTTTAAAAGGAATAGACACTCTAACTTCACCAGCAAGAGGTTTCTAACTTTCCCAAATCCAGAAAAAAGTTCTCAATGATTCAATTTTTCATCAATACAAACAATACTTAACACAGTTTGGTTCCTGAAATACTGATTTCTCCCAAAAAAATCACCTCCTCAAATGAAAAACAATAACTATAATCCAAATAATTGGCAAATGATTTTCAAGCTAAACACCAGCAGTATCTATAAACCCTTTTTCACAAAGCTAATCATTCTTCCAAAATCAAACCCTAATACCAAACACTCAGTAATCTAAAATTCATTTCATCCCAACAGATCTGGTAAACCGAAGAAATCAAAAATTCagcataatttatttattttttacctttttttagaGAACGAAGCAGCTGATAATTCTCGAGCTTTAGGGTTTCAGATCCATTTCAAATCATCATCAATCGTacccctcctcctcctccttcacATTTCCATCAATGAAGCTACTGTACACATAAATTTGCATAGAAATCGATCAAATTTAACACAGTTTATGCTTTTTCAAGTTTGAAAAAATCTGATCTGCTCAATGAAATTCAAACTTTACTGGGATTTTAGTCCTTCAATAGTCTTATAGATTGGACTAATATGGAAAgcaatagaagagaaaatgGAGCTAAAGAAGTCCAATTTATGCATTTGTGCAGATTTTTTTACGAGAGAAATGTGatggttgatattgttataGTGTTAAAAATACGGGACCACAAGAGATATTGTTAATTTGTTATGGACTTATAGTGTCAAAAATATAGACCAtaagattttaaaaacaaaaaaaaacaaagaagaaattaaTGGATTTCTTTTTATCTTCATTTAAGCTAAATTTGGTGTGTAATTATTAGAATAGTAATTATGTTGTTTACCTCCCTCTGTTTctttttagttgtcatattgtactttttgagagttaatttgactaatttttaaagttaaattaaattatattaataattaaaattatatatttaaaaagtatacgaaaaatactataaattgtaatttttttaatatcaatataataaaaaaaaatattttaaaatattggtcAAAATTCATATCGTTgactctcaaaaaaaaaattatgacaaCTAAAAAAGAACGGATGGAGTAGTAATTACACAGCATggtaattataaatatttatttgtttgtccTAATATAATTACAATGTAATTTTCATAATCATGTTTGATTGTGTTGGTATAAGTACatagttaaattatttttaataacaacATAGAGTGTAGCGTCATATAATGGGGTATGAGGAGGGTACAATGTACGGGGATCTTGCCACTACTTTAAAGATATGTTTTTAATAGACACTCTACTCCATcctctgttaatagacagtatgcaatattgcccttcatagaataatctgagtacCAAGCTGGTTATCTTTTCTCCCTAGTTAACcgtcgaacttgtggagttttgaTCTCAGtttgttcttgttcttgtttttTGTGCTCTGGTGCTGCCTTAGAAGAAACTGgagcttcttctatttcttcaacttcaactatagtagtctctgatttttctttcgaAGTGCTATCtttttttgcttgtatcttattttcaacaaacaCAACATCCCTATtaattaccaccttgcgggcagtggaatcccacaagcgatacccttTGACTcaatcagcataccctaagaaaatgcattttctAGATTTCGAAtctaatttcaatttttcttgggtgttgtacataacataagtaggacttccgaatatatgtaagcgagaataatcagttggttttcctgtccacatctccattggcgttttcagatcaattgcggttgatggtgaccgattgatcacataacaggcggttttgactgcttctgcccagaatgttttttccaaccctgcagttgccaacatagctcttgttcattccaacaaggttcttttcatccgctctgctacttcattttgttgtggagtatatgccactgtAAACTgccttttaatattttcttgtttacagaagttattaaattcatcactagtgtattctcctccattatttgtcctcaaacacttgatctttttctcaaattcaagttccacccgccctttgaactctttgaaaacCAAAAACACATctgcctttcttttgattggatacacccaacttctcctggagtaattatcgataaatgacataaaatattttgctcctcctagggactccactggtgcttgccagacatcagagtggaccagatctaatatttccttgcttttaacAGAAGAACTGTTAAACTTCAGTCTAtattgcttactggtaacacaatgcttaGAAAatggtagtgaaacctttttgagccctcgaagaagcttttgctcagtaAGATTCTTCAAACCCCATTTCgatatatggccaagtttataatgccatatcatcgttgattcttcaaatgaacttgctgacacGATTGATGTTTTTACTTCTTgttgtgtttcacctttaagcacatatagatttgcagcaagtttttctgcttttaTCACTATAAGCgctccttttgatatttttatgactccaccatgagtcttatatgaacatccattatcatttAATTGTCCTAAAGATaatagattcttcctcaagtcttttacatgtcgtacctcttGGATTATGcgtaccgtgccatcatacatctttattttgatggacccaataccaataacatctaAAGCATGATCGTCTCCCATGAACACAAATCCTCTTGAGATGGGATTAttttgatggaaccattctctccggaAAGTCATGTgtcatgttgctcctgtgtccatgatccagacatcagtgaaaCATTTTCTGcgttcattatttgatattgctttactacataaaatatcgacATCATTCGAGGTacttgcaacattcccttgagtaTCTGATGACTCAGGGTGTTCAatattcttcttgaaccgacaatctttcttgaagtgccctttcttccCATAGTTGTAACACTTGATATTCtgcttacttcttgattgagatctaccatgattgtgactcccactggggccatgttccgttggtcttcctctcaccatcatcaaagcttcagcttgctgcgaacttacTTGTCTGTCTTTCATATTTTTGtatcgattttcttcttctatgaCAACAGCTgtaatttcatcaaaaactagactatTCGTATTGtttgtcaggttgatgatgagttgatcatacgagtcaggcagactttgaagtagaagctccgcacatTCAGTCCTCTCTATTTTGCAATCCATTATTataagttgcgaaaacagaatattcaaagtattgatgtgttcagtaaccgacatggactctgccattcaaagaatatacaatcttctttttaagaagattttattatgcaaagacttggtttcatacaatcccgtaagagtatctcatatttTTTTCACCGTCCATTTTTTAGCCATACTAGACAACACTtaatcagctagtgccaagtgtagatcagcaactgtgttgctgtctatgtcgttccacttggtGTCATCAGTAAAGTatgtgggcctgccttcaattgcagctaagcaattgtcttttctcaatatcgctcttattttcatttttcacaatGAAAAATTAGTCCCATTAaaatttttcaacgtcaaactttattgtactcgacattgttatttgtttCACTC
Proteins encoded in this window:
- the LOC129876076 gene encoding uncharacterized protein At4g26450, with protein sequence MHARLRSPVGGYKSSSMGMGGVATASRVSPDGSGRGRGLHNSEYRNYNRGGFGRGQSKQFGFQQPSQGNDMFMEAGRLAAEYLVSKGLLPPNALSGKLPNGSLKNPVGNFQGFKQQDIDEGQSSTLSHLESDVGPGRRRFPDEYDPVGSRNYMRGRRRNESFRSSEFNRELQRTGSSDRARAYPNVNDQDDAVPRDRDEQQVAKDNGMVPSSVPGKQNPDIESAGESMGSDPKPSPGDSGKETGPINTGSDLPSDGEPEPKKSEDIGMSEKEADPVNLANSSDGLEKIAVNDDIEVKLLSKEHNQTCMTDNDLLSLCRFAKVPTRTRSSLANRGLKVCHDSEDEDAHASELPKEIEVHSQDIPVDASPGVILSDQSHHGKSLDSDKLKPQSMEEETCLTYAIKQLNETSSSSFPKSTLMREEEKIEGLTEIETCSSIAMGRGEKRELDENDECKGGTKRPRELASLTSTFSDVFLFHSNSMEKQQTSQEPRRSHSEPLIFPSEEKRLVDISMIPEGDARLGSDFTEKQVLPSSFKAFDLNLMETSDVNENHDADPVHIFPVITEGVKQEVPVDIHLTMSSNSNITSNYAESSFDGRDVEVIDLENDSEQEEKAFNNPERRSEVVFTGTDGFSDNAHSTNNIPHSQDGYGLMISELLGNDIANCSPLPEDINSLHNDMGLHNEEGMLGDDDSIYMSLGEIPISFLTPWEQPTQEFGKPF